DNA from Longimicrobiales bacterium:
TGAACACGGCCGAGAAGAAGGACGCGATGATACCAATGGACAGGGTGACGGCGAAGCCGCGCACCGGACCCGTTCCTACCTGGAACAGGATCAGAGCCGTGATGAGCGTCGTGATGTTGGAGTCGATGATGGCCGACATCGCGTGCTGGAAGCCGTTGTCGACCGCAGCACGCACAGTGCGCCCGCCTGCGAGTTCCTCACGGATGCGCTCGAAAATGAGCACATTGGCGTCGACCGCCATGCCGAGGGAGAGGATCATGCCCGCGATGCCCGGTGCCGTGAGCGCTGCGCCGAGGATGGACAGACCGGCCAGCAGCAGCAGCACGTAGACGACGAGCGCCGATACGGCGAGAACGCCGGCCAGACGGTAGTAGGCGATCATAATGAGGATGACCAGCACAATGCCTATCATGCCGGCGATCTTTCCCTGGTCGATCGAGTCCTGCCCGAGTGACGGCCCTATCGATCGATTCTCGACCTCGGCAAGCGGGGCCGAGAAGGCGCCGGCGCGGAGCACCAGTGCCAGGTCGCGCGCCTCTTCCATCGGTGCCTGCCCCATCTCGATCTGGCCGCTCGATCCGATCTGCGACTGCACGACCGGCGCGCTGTGCACCTCATCGTCCAGCACGATGGCGATACGCTTGTCGATACTGCGGCTCGTCACTTCCGAGAAGATCCGTCCGCCACGCCGGTCGAACTCGAAGCCGACCACCGTCTGGTTGAACTGCGGGTCGCGCGCCGCGGTCGCGTTCTCGAGTCGTTCTCCCGTGATGAACGGTTCCGACTCGAGCAGATAGAGCGAGCGGTAGAGCTGAGCGCCGAGCGCCTGCTGCCGGGCCCCCCACACCAGCTCCGTGCCTCGCGGGAGGAGGCTGGACACGCCCGGCAGTGCCAGATACTGCTTCACACGCTCCACGTCCTGCTCGGCCACCTGCATCTCGCCATCGCCGGCCGCGAGCAGCAGCTCGCTGAGCGGATTGGATGCGGGCGGCTCGTCGAGATCGGCAGCGGCCGTCGCACCCGCAGTCGTGTCCGTGGCCGAATCGGCACCGGTGGTGTCGGCCGCAGTGGTGTCGGCCGGGCTCTGTGCACCGAAGATCCGTTCGCGCACGTCACGCTGCATGCCGCGCGTGGTATCGGCGGCCGCCTCGGGCATGGCCGCGAGGACCGCCCGGTCCATGCGCGGCAGCACGTTAATGAGTGGCTGCAGATCTTCAACCCGCTTGAACTCCAGGAACGCCGTCTGCGAGATCAGCTGACGGGCGCGCTCGATGTCCGTCTCCCCCGGCAGCTCCACGATGATGCGGTAGTCGCCGACGCGCTGGACGTTCTGCTCACCCGTGCCCGTCGGATCTATGCGGCTGCGCAGGATATGGATGTTGCGGTCGGTGTGCTCCCGCCGGACTTCCGGTGACATCGTGCCGTCCGGATCGGCCACCTCGAGGGCGAGATAAATGCCGCCGCTCAGGTCGAGGCCGCGCGTGATGCCGCGGAAGTACAGGGTCGCGGCACTTGCGATCACGACTGCGGCAATGATCAGGAGCCGGCCTTTGAGCGTGCCGAACATCGACGAACTCACTGTGGTTGACGGAGATGGTGCGGGGGCGTCCCCGCAATCGGATACAAGCCGGTAAGTTGACGGAGCGGGGGGCACTTGTCAACGTACCGGGCGGGCCGGCGAAGCCGGTCGGAGGCCCCCCGTCCAGTACACCGACAAGGGGGCCCCACCGCAGATCAATCCCCGTGGATCGCAAAGCTGCCGGCACGGTAGCTCCCCCAGTAATCATCGAGCATGCGTCTCAGCCTGCCGCTCAGGAAGTACACACCGATGAGGTTCGGAAACGCCATTCCCAGGATCATGAGGTCGCCGAACGCCAGAACGTTCGTGGCAGTCAGAACCGAGCCGAGAAACACGAACACGAGGAAGATCATCTTGTAGGGCAGTGACGCCCGTGGGCCCAGCAGCCAGACGGCACAGCGCTCACCGTAGTAGGACCAAGAGATCATGGTGGAGTACGCAAAAAGAAACACTGCGAACGAGAGGATATAGGGGAAGGCGGGCAGGTTCTCGCCGAACGCGCGCGACGTCAGTGCGGCACCCTGACTGCCTGCAATGAGCGACTCGTACGCGGGGTTGGCGTAGGCACCGCTGAACACGATGACGAGGGCGGTCATCGTACAGATCACGACGGTATCGATGAACGGTTCGAGCAAGGCGACAATCCCTTCGCGGACAGGGTAATCCGTCCGCGCGGCGGAATGGGCGATGGCCGCGGACCCGGCACCCGCTTCATTCGAGAACGCCGCGCGCTGGAAGCCCACGACGAGCACGCCGACGAATCCACCATACGCCGCATCGGGACTGAACGCCTGTCGGAAGATCTCACCCAGAGCGAATGGCACTTCAGCCGCATTGGCCAGGATCACGAACAGAGCCGCTCCAACGTACACCACGGCCATGAGCGGGACGATCTTGTCGGCGACCCGCGCGATGCGACGGATGCCGCCGATGATCACGATACCCACGAGGAACGTCATCAGCACGCCGTACATCCAGCCGTTGTCGACCAGAGCTGGGACCGTCTCCTGAAGCGCGTTCATCGACTGGTTGACCTGGAAGCTGTTGCCGCCCCCGAGTGAGCCGCCGATGCACAGCACCGCGAAGAGGACCGCCAGCGCCTTCCCGAGCCGGGGCAGTCCGCGTTCCGCGAAACCCTTCGACAGGTATTGCATGGGTCCGCCGAGAACTGTGCCGCCGGGCCCGACGTCACGGTAGGCCAGTGCGAGCGTGCACTCGGAGAACTTCGTGGTCATGCCCAGGAAACCCGCAACAATCATCCAGAACGTCGCACCCGGTCCGCCCACGCTGATGGCAATGGCGACACCCGCAATGTTCCCGAGGCCCACCGTGGCGGACAGGGCCGTTGTCAGCGCCTGGAAATGGGATACCTCGCCGGGCTCGTTTGGATTCGTATAGCGACCCCGGGTGACGGCCAGCGCGTGCCTGAACGCCCTGATGTTGATG
Protein-coding regions in this window:
- the secD gene encoding protein translocase subunit SecD — encoded protein: MFGTLKGRLLIIAAVVIASAATLYFRGITRGLDLSGGIYLALEVADPDGTMSPEVRREHTDRNIHILRSRIDPTGTGEQNVQRVGDYRIIVELPGETDIERARQLISQTAFLEFKRVEDLQPLINVLPRMDRAVLAAMPEAAADTTRGMQRDVRERIFGAQSPADTTAADTTGADSATDTTAGATAAADLDEPPASNPLSELLLAAGDGEMQVAEQDVERVKQYLALPGVSSLLPRGTELVWGARQQALGAQLYRSLYLLESEPFITGERLENATAARDPQFNQTVVGFEFDRRGGRIFSEVTSRSIDKRIAIVLDDEVHSAPVVQSQIGSSGQIEMGQAPMEEARDLALVLRAGAFSAPLAEVENRSIGPSLGQDSIDQGKIAGMIGIVLVILIMIAYYRLAGVLAVSALVVYVLLLLAGLSILGAALTAPGIAGMILSLGMAVDANVLIFERIREELAGGRTVRAAVDNGFQHAMSAIIDSNITTLITALILFQVGTGPVRGFAVTLSIGIIASFFSAVFITRTFFLLYLERRRTADAISI
- a CDS encoding alanine/glycine:cation symporter family protein, with the protein product MMQRCLSRLVVALILLAGSPLVIGQLSGQSGEVVPLPASSLSPAWQTNVDAAMGRVNGWVSSVFFFDLLWWDPDRTLPLVVAWLVCGAVVLTVRMKFINIRAFRHALAVTRGRYTNPNEPGEVSHFQALTTALSATVGLGNIAGVAIAISVGGPGATFWMIVAGFLGMTTKFSECTLALAYRDVGPGGTVLGGPMQYLSKGFAERGLPRLGKALAVLFAVLCIGGSLGGGNSFQVNQSMNALQETVPALVDNGWMYGVLMTFLVGIVIIGGIRRIARVADKIVPLMAVVYVGAALFVILANAAEVPFALGEIFRQAFSPDAAYGGFVGVLVVGFQRAAFSNEAGAGSAAIAHSAARTDYPVREGIVALLEPFIDTVVICTMTALVIVFSGAYANPAYESLIAGSQGAALTSRAFGENLPAFPYILSFAVFLFAYSTMISWSYYGERCAVWLLGPRASLPYKMIFLVFVFLGSVLTATNVLAFGDLMILGMAFPNLIGVYFLSGRLRRMLDDYWGSYRAGSFAIHGD